One Entelurus aequoreus isolate RoL-2023_Sb linkage group LG09, RoL_Eaeq_v1.1, whole genome shotgun sequence genomic window carries:
- the LOC133657596 gene encoding polyribonucleotide nucleotidyltransferase 1, mitochondrial-like isoform X1 gives MNDFSVAKREILDLMNKCIAEPRAVRKENGPVVEKVHVPVSKQARFVCPGCYNLRRLQAQTGVTISQVDEETFSVFAPTPGALSEAKDLIGEICKDDMDFAAVHAATEISNTVNSDDYTKSNLMEKIRDDNEQ, from the exons ATGAACGACTTTTCAGTGGCAAAGCGGGAAATTCTGGACCTCATGAACAAATGCATAGCAGAGCCGAGGGCAGTCAGGAAGGAGAACGGGCCAGTAGTTG agAAGGTGCACGTTCCTGTATCCAAACAAGCTCGCTTTGTGTGCCCGGGATGCTACAACCTTCGGAGGTTGCAAGCTCAAACAG GAGTGACAATAAGTCAAGTAGATGAGGAGACTTTCTCCGTGTTCGCTCCCACGCCTGGAGCCCTTAGCGAGGCGAAGGACCTCATCGGGGAGATCTGCAAAGATGAT ATGGATTTTGCTGCTGTTCACGCCGCTACTGAAATAAG CAATACCGTGAATTCTGACGACTACACAAAATCCAATTTGATGGAGAAGATCAGAGATGATAACGAACAGTGA
- the LOC133657596 gene encoding polyribonucleotide nucleotidyltransferase 1, mitochondrial-like isoform X3 has protein sequence MNKCIAEPRAVRKENGPVVEKVHVPVSKQARFVCPGCYNLRRLQAQTGVTISQVDEETFSVFAPTPGALSEAKDLIGEICKDDMDFAAVHAATEISNTVNSDDYTKSNLMEKIRDDNEQ, from the exons ATGAACAAATGCATAGCAGAGCCGAGGGCAGTCAGGAAGGAGAACGGGCCAGTAGTTG agAAGGTGCACGTTCCTGTATCCAAACAAGCTCGCTTTGTGTGCCCGGGATGCTACAACCTTCGGAGGTTGCAAGCTCAAACAG GAGTGACAATAAGTCAAGTAGATGAGGAGACTTTCTCCGTGTTCGCTCCCACGCCTGGAGCCCTTAGCGAGGCGAAGGACCTCATCGGGGAGATCTGCAAAGATGAT ATGGATTTTGCTGCTGTTCACGCCGCTACTGAAATAAG CAATACCGTGAATTCTGACGACTACACAAAATCCAATTTGATGGAGAAGATCAGAGATGATAACGAACAGTGA